AGAATACGGGCAATTCGCCGTTGCTGCACAAAGGCAGCGCAAAGACTATGAAAAGCTGAAGTCTGATACCGCCGCCGACGGCGTTATTACGGGCATCGGTCATGTAAATGCAGGGGCTTTTCCCACTGGACAAACCGCAACGGCATTGGTGATAAACGATTATAGCGTGCTTGCGGGTACGCAGGGGTATTTTCACCACTTAAAATTAGACAGAATGATAGACGTTGCCAAACAACGAAACCTACCTGTCATCATGTTTACCGAAGGTGGGGGAGGAAGGCCTGGCGATACTGATATTACTACCGTTAATTCGGGGCTTCAGTGCCAGTCGTTCTCAAATTGGGCATCGCTATCGGGTGTTGTGCCTAGAATAGCGGTAAATAACGGCTATTGCTTTGCAGGCAACGCGGCGCTTTTTGGCTCTGCAGATATCACTATTGCCACTTCATCGTCGAGTATTGGTATGGCTGGTCCCGCCATGATTGAAGGCGGTGGACTCGGTGTGTTTTCACCAGAACAAATTGGCCCTATTGAAACCCAAGCCCAAAACGGTGTTGTCGATATTGTCGTTAATGACGAAAACCATGCCATTGATATTGCTAAGTTTTGTTTATCCTTCTTTCAGGGTGATGTTGAGCACTGGCAAGCATCATCGCAAGAGAACATTTTTTCGTTGTTACCAAATGATCGTCGTTTTGCTTATGACGTTCGACAGATCATTAATACCTTGGTGGACACCAACAGTTTTATTGAACTAAAAGCACAATACGGTGGCGCAATTATTACTGGTTTTTGTCGCTTTAAAGGTAAAGCGGTGGGCATGATTGCGAGTAACTGCAAAGTGTTAGGCGGGGCAATAGATGTTGATGCCGCCGAGAAATGCGCTGACTTTCTTGCGCTTTGCCAGCGTTTTTCGCTGCCCGTCGCAAGTCTATGTGACACGCCTGGATTTATGGTAGGGCCTGAGCACGAAAAGCTGGGGGCAGTGCGACGCCTGAATCGTATGTTCTCAGTTGGGGCTAGTCTAAATGTGCCTTTTATCGCCGTTGTCTTAAGGAAGTGCTACGGGCTTGGGGCGCAAGCCATGTTAGGAGGCAGCACGTCAAAGCCTGATTATACGGTGTCTTGGCCAAGCGGTGAATTCGGAGCAATGGGCCTTGAAGGCGCAGTAAAGCTTGGATTTAAGGCTGAACTAGAGCAAATATCTGACGATGAAGAACGACATGCACGTTTTGACACCTTATTGAAACAGGCCTACGCAAAAGGGCAGGCGAGTGAAGTCGCGTCAGTATTAGAAATAGATGCCGTTATCGACCCAGTCAAAACACGAGACATTATTGCTGACTTTTTCGCATCGCAAACTGTTAAGTAAAATGATTCCAAAAAAGGTTCTCCACTTTTTTTCTATCGATCGCATTCAGCCAAACAAAATACATGCTTTTTAATTGGCTGAAATACCGTTATGTGACTAATCTAAAATAAAAAACTTTAGACT
The DNA window shown above is from Alteromonas sp. KC3 and carries:
- a CDS encoding acyl-CoA carboxylase subunit beta, whose translation is MEENDNVKQNMLLALNARIHQTSDDGRQHHIEKRKRKGFNSARENLALLCDTQTFQEYGQFAVAAQRQRKDYEKLKSDTAADGVITGIGHVNAGAFPTGQTATALVINDYSVLAGTQGYFHHLKLDRMIDVAKQRNLPVIMFTEGGGGRPGDTDITTVNSGLQCQSFSNWASLSGVVPRIAVNNGYCFAGNAALFGSADITIATSSSSIGMAGPAMIEGGGLGVFSPEQIGPIETQAQNGVVDIVVNDENHAIDIAKFCLSFFQGDVEHWQASSQENIFSLLPNDRRFAYDVRQIINTLVDTNSFIELKAQYGGAIITGFCRFKGKAVGMIASNCKVLGGAIDVDAAEKCADFLALCQRFSLPVASLCDTPGFMVGPEHEKLGAVRRLNRMFSVGASLNVPFIAVVLRKCYGLGAQAMLGGSTSKPDYTVSWPSGEFGAMGLEGAVKLGFKAELEQISDDEERHARFDTLLKQAYAKGQASEVASVLEIDAVIDPVKTRDIIADFFASQTVK